The uncultured Desulfobulbus sp. genome window below encodes:
- a CDS encoding type II toxin-antitoxin system Phd/YefM family antitoxin, translating to METVSVNQFRSNMKNFVEQAASEHVPLKVTRRSGGAFVVMSAEDWERDQETLYVLQNSSLMKQISESAQTHVERSGYTPTDGEMDEILGV from the coding sequence ATGGAAACTGTTAGCGTAAATCAGTTTCGTTCAAACATGAAAAATTTCGTCGAACAAGCCGCCAGTGAGCATGTTCCACTTAAAGTGACCCGCCGTAGCGGTGGCGCGTTTGTCGTTATGAGTGCGGAAGATTGGGAACGTGACCAGGAAACGCTTTATGTTCTCCAAAATTCCAGCCTGATGAAACAAATTTCTGAATCTGCTCAGACACACGTTGAACGTTCCGGTTACACACCAACGGATGGGGAAATGGATGAGATCCTTGGTGTTTGA
- a CDS encoding MerR family transcriptional regulator, protein MASNFSHIPDKVYFRIGEVSELVGVETHVLRYWEAEFACIKPVRGKSKQRLYRRKDVQTLLVIKDLLHQQGYTISGARKYLKEALKTGDLEHTFQPKQRAEESAKTEIIQQVKTELQALLNQLEQGNNPKH, encoded by the coding sequence ATGGCTTCGAATTTCTCTCATATACCTGACAAAGTCTATTTTCGGATCGGTGAGGTGAGTGAGCTCGTTGGTGTTGAAACCCACGTGCTCAGATATTGGGAGGCGGAGTTTGCCTGTATAAAGCCCGTTCGCGGTAAGTCAAAACAGCGGTTGTACCGCCGTAAAGATGTACAAACCTTGCTGGTCATCAAAGATCTTCTCCACCAGCAAGGGTACACCATATCCGGTGCCAGGAAATACCTGAAAGAGGCCCTTAAAACCGGTGATTTAGAGCACACTTTTCAGCCCAAACAAAGGGCTGAGGAAAGTGCTAAAACTGAAATAATTCAGCAGGTTAAAACCGAACTTCAGGCACTTCTCAATCAGCTTGAACAAGGAAATAATCCAAAGCATTAA
- a CDS encoding sulfite exporter TauE/SafE family protein: protein MQFPVSGVVVSPWLPSLVAFGISFLTSMGGVSGAFLLLPFQMSVLGYTQPSVSATNHVFNIIAIPAGAYRYYKEGRMIWPLTWTVVLGTLPGVCLGPLVRVNSLQDPRNFKLFAGLVILHIAGKMIHDLLDPPLQLLAQYTTIQVQGM from the coding sequence ATGCAATTTCCCGTGTCCGGTGTTGTTGTTTCTCCATGGCTCCCCTCGCTCGTAGCCTTTGGCATTTCTTTCCTCACATCAATGGGAGGTGTTTCAGGGGCGTTTTTATTACTTCCTTTCCAAATGTCTGTTCTCGGTTATACACAACCTTCCGTCAGCGCAACCAATCATGTATTCAACATCATCGCCATTCCCGCCGGAGCCTATCGATACTACAAAGAAGGAAGGATGATTTGGCCACTCACCTGGACAGTCGTCCTTGGCACTTTACCGGGCGTCTGCCTTGGCCCCCTGGTACGGGTGAATAGTCTGCAAGATCCCCGCAATTTTAAACTTTTTGCAGGCTTAGTCATTCTCCATATCGCAGGGAAAATGATCCACGATTTACTCGATCCCCCCCTACAGCTGTTAGCACAATATACAACAATTCAAGTGCAAGGAATGTAG
- a CDS encoding tetratricopeptide repeat protein: MDELSQGSFDLACVAYDKGLLKEARSQYQHLINIHPNYPPLRYNLGLVYFQQDEFVLALNEFSIAARYEPEDIDTLYNLALCQKKIGDYTAAIDTHGRILNQEPYHFDSLFSLGNCYRDQYEDEQAIACYLRALTLQPAFMPAIANLAAVHHRGGDYDLAIKYYKQVLQKQPQDESIGYILAALQGVPLDNAPDSYIHDVFNSYASDFEHNLVVELGYNNPQQLYDCFIRSNASKEPFLHGLDLGCGTGLGGLVFQKMVETLDGVDLSENMIDQAFEKGCYTQIHHNSIVQHLTTTDETYDFFLATDVFIYAGDLIPIFTLARAVATDHALFCFSTEHLNGTLYSLQPSGRFAYSTGYIQQVASKTGWDILSYESAPLRWEYDEWLSGDLWILRLLTPELQP, translated from the coding sequence ATGGATGAATTATCTCAAGGATCCTTTGATCTTGCCTGTGTAGCTTATGATAAGGGACTTTTAAAGGAAGCCCGTTCCCAGTATCAGCATCTTATCAATATTCACCCAAACTATCCCCCATTACGCTATAATCTTGGTCTAGTCTATTTTCAACAGGATGAATTTGTTCTGGCCCTAAACGAATTTTCTATAGCGGCGAGATATGAACCAGAAGACATCGACACCCTCTATAACCTCGCTCTTTGTCAAAAAAAAATTGGCGATTATACGGCGGCTATCGATACCCATGGGCGAATATTGAACCAGGAGCCCTATCATTTTGACAGCCTCTTCAGCCTTGGAAATTGTTATCGAGATCAGTATGAGGATGAGCAAGCCATTGCCTGCTACCTGCGTGCTCTTACACTGCAGCCTGCTTTTATGCCCGCAATAGCCAACCTGGCCGCCGTGCACCACAGAGGAGGAGACTATGACCTGGCCATTAAGTATTACAAGCAAGTTCTGCAAAAACAACCCCAAGACGAGTCCATTGGTTATATCTTAGCTGCGTTGCAGGGAGTTCCACTTGATAACGCCCCTGACTCGTATATCCACGACGTTTTCAATAGTTATGCCAGTGATTTTGAACACAACCTCGTCGTTGAATTGGGATATAATAACCCACAACAACTGTATGACTGTTTCATTCGGAGCAATGCAAGCAAGGAGCCTTTTCTCCATGGATTAGATCTTGGCTGCGGCACTGGCTTGGGGGGACTTGTTTTCCAAAAAATGGTCGAGACTCTTGACGGGGTAGATCTCTCAGAGAACATGATCGATCAAGCGTTTGAGAAAGGATGCTACACTCAAATCCATCATAATTCTATTGTTCAACATCTAACAACAACTGACGAGACCTACGATTTCTTTCTTGCCACAGATGTTTTCATTTATGCTGGGGATCTCATACCGATTTTCACTCTTGCCCGTGCAGTTGCCACAGATCATGCATTATTCTGTTTTTCAACTGAACATTTGAATGGAACGTTGTACAGCTTGCAACCAAGCGGTCGTTTTGCCTACTCGACAGGATACATTCAACAGGTTGCCTCAAAAACCGGTTGGGATATACTGTCCTATGAATCTGCACCTTTGCGATGGGAGTATGATGAATGGTTAAGCGGAGATTTGTGGATTCTCAGATTATTGACACCCGAGCTACAGCCCTAA
- a CDS encoding Fic family protein: MKRKLQGQYVTVSTVGEKVQAFVPSPLPPRPPIDWTPELRNKFDQALLALGRLDSVSTLLPETSLFLYMYVRKEAVLSSMIEGTQSSLSDLLLFELDQVPGVPLDDVQEVSNYVAALHHGLRLMREGLPLSLRLFREIHRVLLTNGRGSSQTPGEFRRSQNWIGGTRPGNAAFVPPPAEEVLECMSKLELFLHDQPEPTPVLLKAALAHVQFETIHPFLDGNGRLGRLMITLLLCGQKVLREPMLYLSLYFKTHRQYYYELLNNVRLTGDWEPWLDFFAEAVIVTATQAVETAQQILNLSNQDREKISGIGRAAVSCLQIHRAFMEHPIATSASLAENTGITPATVNKALTHLEQLNIVKELTAQKRNRLFSYKSYIEILSRGTDLPGR, from the coding sequence TTGAAGCGAAAACTCCAGGGCCAATACGTAACCGTTTCTACGGTAGGCGAGAAAGTTCAAGCTTTTGTGCCATCACCGTTACCACCACGACCGCCAATCGATTGGACCCCAGAACTGCGTAACAAATTCGACCAGGCACTGCTAGCGCTAGGGCGGCTTGATAGCGTATCGACCCTACTACCGGAAACCTCACTGTTTCTCTATATGTATGTTCGTAAAGAAGCAGTTCTTTCCTCTATGATTGAGGGGACCCAATCTTCGTTGTCAGATCTCCTCCTCTTCGAGTTGGACCAGGTACCAGGAGTCCCGCTTGATGACGTGCAAGAGGTTAGCAACTATGTTGCAGCCCTCCACCACGGCCTTCGTCTGATGAGGGAAGGGTTGCCATTGTCTTTACGGTTATTCCGTGAAATTCACCGTGTTTTATTGACCAATGGCCGAGGTAGCAGCCAAACACCGGGCGAATTTCGTCGTAGCCAAAACTGGATCGGCGGTACCAGACCAGGCAATGCGGCTTTTGTCCCACCTCCTGCGGAAGAGGTGCTAGAGTGCATGAGCAAGCTCGAGCTCTTCCTCCATGATCAACCAGAGCCGACACCGGTATTACTCAAAGCAGCGCTGGCCCATGTGCAGTTTGAAACGATTCACCCTTTCCTTGATGGCAACGGTCGTCTAGGCCGTCTAATGATAACGCTGCTGCTATGCGGGCAAAAGGTGCTTCGCGAGCCGATGCTCTACCTTAGCCTCTACTTCAAAACGCACCGTCAGTATTATTACGAGTTGCTCAACAATGTCCGACTGACAGGCGACTGGGAACCTTGGCTCGACTTCTTCGCCGAGGCTGTCATTGTTACAGCAACTCAGGCAGTCGAAACAGCCCAACAGATTCTAAACTTGTCCAATCAAGATCGTGAAAAAATCAGCGGAATTGGCCGAGCTGCAGTATCATGCCTGCAAATTCATCGAGCATTTATGGAACACCCCATAGCCACCTCGGCTTCTCTGGCAGAAAATACAGGCATAACCCCAGCTACAGTCAATAAAGCTCTGACCCACCTGGAGCAACTCAATATCGTGAAAGAATTGACTGCCCAAAAGCGTAACCGCCTATTCAGCTATAAGAGTTATATCGAAATCCTAAGCCGAGGCACCGATCTACCGGGTAGATGA
- a CDS encoding helix-turn-helix transcriptional regulator, which translates to MLVITEDKPGEGMTFQRPNITGFKSRFRQIRKDLKLNQAAMAEYLGVSLTTVQRYEKGTSFPTTDILKSVAALGVDLHWLITGTSSVTSICPKKETDVVYFTFRSTRFKQINEMLEKSGMTMADLHFIMDKHFHGIVDGLKHLNQKPF; encoded by the coding sequence ATGCTTGTCATAACTGAAGATAAACCTGGTGAGGGGATGACGTTCCAACGGCCAAACATTACCGGGTTCAAAAGTCGATTTCGTCAGATCAGGAAAGATTTGAAACTGAATCAAGCTGCAATGGCCGAATATCTGGGCGTCAGCCTTACTACCGTGCAACGATATGAGAAAGGGACGTCATTTCCAACTACCGATATTCTTAAAAGCGTTGCCGCCCTGGGCGTGGATCTTCATTGGTTAATAACCGGCACCTCTTCAGTTACCTCCATTTGCCCCAAGAAGGAAACAGACGTCGTGTATTTTACCTTCCGTTCTACCCGATTCAAACAAATCAATGAAATGTTGGAAAAGTCTGGAATGACCATGGCTGATCTTCATTTCATTATGGATAAGCATTTCCACGGAATCGTCGACGGCCTGAAGCATCTCAACCAGAAACCGTTTTGA
- a CDS encoding Txe/YoeB family addiction module toxin: MRSLVFEGRTWTTYEELRTKDKRLHKALCSILKEMLRGDPTSGTGKPEALSHNLSGFWSRRLSQKDRVIYKFDDNYIYIFAIGGHYDQF, translated from the coding sequence ATGAGATCCTTGGTGTTTGAAGGGAGAACATGGACTACCTATGAAGAACTCAGGACCAAAGACAAACGTTTACATAAAGCTCTTTGTTCAATTCTGAAAGAAATGCTTCGAGGAGACCCAACAAGTGGCACGGGAAAGCCCGAAGCACTTAGCCACAACCTTTCCGGCTTCTGGTCACGCAGATTAAGCCAAAAAGATCGCGTCATTTACAAGTTCGATGACAACTACATTTATATTTTCGCAATCGGTGGACACTACGATCAATTTTGA
- a CDS encoding integration host factor subunit alpha — MKKKNVTRKELAISVNEKLGVSQRNAAEIVDTVFATMKNTMVAGESIKLVQFGTLTVRDKSPRRGRNPRTGESMTITKRQMVSFRPSKRLRERLNAFE, encoded by the coding sequence ATGAAGAAAAAAAATGTAACCCGCAAAGAATTAGCCATTTCCGTCAACGAAAAGTTGGGTGTCTCCCAGCGTAACGCCGCTGAGATCGTGGATACCGTCTTCGCGACCATGAAAAATACCATGGTTGCTGGTGAGTCTATCAAACTGGTTCAATTCGGTACCCTGACGGTCCGTGATAAATCACCCCGTCGTGGACGTAACCCACGTACTGGTGAGTCCATGACCATCACTAAGCGACAGATGGTTTCCTTTCGTCCTAGTAAACGGCTGCGTGAGCGTTTAAACGCCTTTGAATAA
- a CDS encoding recombinase family protein: protein MKIGYARISTLDQNHDLQFDALKQAGCEKIFSDKVSGAKVDRPGLQDALDYLRKDDCLVVWRLDRLGRSLKHLIEIAEGLETQGIGLASLQEGLDTSTSGGKLIFHIFGTLAEFERNLIRERTMAGLAAARARGRVGGRSHKLDASKIQTLKKMYDSREYSIGEICQLLEISKPTFYRYLRM from the coding sequence ATGAAGATTGGATACGCTCGCATTTCTACACTCGACCAGAACCATGACCTCCAATTTGATGCGCTGAAACAGGCTGGCTGTGAGAAAATTTTTTCTGACAAGGTATCTGGGGCAAAAGTCGATCGCCCTGGCCTTCAAGATGCGTTGGATTATTTGAGAAAGGATGACTGTTTAGTCGTGTGGCGACTCGATCGACTTGGCCGCAGCCTGAAACATTTGATCGAGATCGCGGAGGGGCTAGAAACGCAGGGTATTGGCTTAGCATCCCTGCAGGAGGGCCTGGATACCTCTACCAGTGGTGGAAAATTAATTTTTCACATTTTCGGGACACTGGCTGAATTTGAACGGAACCTGATCAGAGAGAGGACCATGGCCGGCTTAGCTGCCGCCAGGGCAAGAGGTCGAGTTGGAGGGAGGAGCCACAAATTGGATGCCAGCAAAATCCAAACACTCAAAAAGATGTATGACTCCCGTGAGTATTCTATCGGTGAAATTTGCCAATTACTCGAAATCAGCAAACCGACATTCTACAGATATCTCAGAATGTAA